The following coding sequences lie in one Lolium perenne isolate Kyuss_39 chromosome 2, Kyuss_2.0, whole genome shotgun sequence genomic window:
- the LOC127336512 gene encoding uncharacterized protein, with amino-acid sequence MMKGSGAIPNMKPTSPSSMFYVHEGDVAQSHHFLEECSLCAKALSGDIFMYRGDTPFCSEECRRQQIEVDRARHRRKKHAAAHAVSARKEHHRHHHHHHHHHHHRQHQHQRAMVNATPWNDAGFAARSPALRV; translated from the exons ATGATGAAGGGGAGCGGTGCCATCCCGAACATGAAGCCAACGTCGCCGTCGTCCATGTTCTACGTCCACGAGGGTGACGTCGCCCAGAGCCACCACTTCCTGGAGGAGTGCTCCCTCTGCGCCAAGGCGCTCTCCGGCGACATCTTCATGTACAG AGGTGACACGCCGTTCTGCAGCGAGGAGTGCAGGCGGCAGCAGATCGAGGTGGACAGGGCGAGGCACCGGCGGAAGAAGCACGCGGCGGCGCACGCCGTGTCGGCGCGGAAGGAGCACCAccggcaccaccaccaccaccaccatcaccaccaccaccgtcagcACCAGCACCAGAGGGCCATGGTGAATGCCACCCCGTGGAACGACGCCGGGTTCGCCGCGAGGAGCCCCGCGTTGCGCGTGTGA
- the LOC139835817 gene encoding uncharacterized protein, whose translation MKDDRWFSDLSRGLTFDMQPELLNLARLIDDVQLNATVTDSIRWRGEASGEYTTRSAYLLQFSGSISSDFCTSIWQCWAPGKCKFFMWTAALDRILTADVLQRRGWENNYFCPLCFRNLETPWHLLTECAWARRVWSALATCSNLPALQPASWEGTTTLSEWLCLLGTTVDKRKGVQSLILLAAWEIWQERNRRIFQKEELSVEALIVRIRDEAALWNMAGAKIPFDPG comes from the coding sequence ATGAAGGACGACAGGTGGTTCTCAGACCTGAGTCGTGGCCTCACCTTTGATATGCAGCCGGAGCTTCTGAACCTCGCTCGTTTGATTGATGATGTGCAGCTCAATGCAACTGTTACAGATAGCATACGATGGCGTGGTGAGGCCTCCGGGGAATACACTACCCGCTCTGCATATCTCCTACAATTCTCAGGCTCTATATCATCAGATTTTTGCACCTCCATCTGGCAATGTTGGGCTCCTGGAAAATGCAAGTTCTTCATGTGGACGGCTGCCCTTGATCGTATTCTCACGGCAGATGTGTTGCAGCGTCGGGGCtgggaaaataattacttctgcccACTTTGCTTCAGGAATCTCGAGACGCCATGGCATCTCCTTACTGAATGTGCTTGGGCGAGGAGGGTTTGGTCAGCCTTGGCGACATGCTCAAACTTGCCAGCTTTGCAACCTGCATCTTGGGAGGGCACCACAACACTCTCGGAATGGCTTTGCCTCCTTGGCACTACGGTGGATAAAAGGAAAGGAGTGCAATCTCTTATACTCCTGGCAGCTTGGGAGATTTGGCAGGAGAGAAACAGGCGAATTTTCCAGAAAGAGGAGCTCTCCGTGGAAGCTCTGATAGTGCGGATTAGAGATGAGGCAGCTCTTTGGAATATGGCTGGAGCAAAGATCCCTTTTGATCCGGGTTGA